CCCAACCACCCCGGCTCTTCAATTCCGACCGCTTTCATTTCATCATCGAAGAGTTCGACCTCGTATCCTTCAATCGGTTGGAGCCCCACCGGTCCGGACTTGAAATCATCAAGGGTTGTTGCCAAAAATGTGTGTAGCGCTTCGGTTGAACCCATTCCGTTTATGATGGGTACGCCGATGTTGTCCTGCCAGCTCTCCAATACCGGGTGCGGTAAATTTTCGCCTGCGGACACGGCGCATCTCAATGTCTTGAGAAGTTCAAAGTTGGACTTCTGGGATAGCATTGTCTTGTAAGCTGTCGGTGCCGAAAAACAGACAGTTGCACCATAACGGTCGATCAATTCCGGTAAGTTGGATGGAGAGGTTTGCTCCAACAATACTGCCGTTGCGGCAAAACGCAGCGGAAACACAGCCAAACCACCCAAACCAAAAGTGAATGCCAGCGGTGGCGTGCCGATGCAGATATCCGCAGGCACCAGTTTAATGCGCTGCCTTGCGAAACCATCAGCGATGGCAAGGATATCCCGATGACAGTGCATTGTGATTTTGGGCTTGCCGGTTGTACCGGACGTGCTGGCCAGCAGTGCTATGTCGTGCTGGGAGGTGGTGACTACGTCAAAGTCTGTCGATTTTGAGACTGCCAGGTTGTTGATCTCGGCATCGTTGTCATCACAGGTGGAAAATTCTGCGATTTTGAGTTCGGGGGCTATTTTTCCGTTCAGACGGTCTAATTCTTCACCCAGTCCCTTTTGACAAAGAACCAAATCAACTTTGGCCTTATCGATCAAAATGTTCAATTCATTGGCGCGCATCTGCGATATGGTGTTAAAGGCGATCGCACCCGCCTTTAGAACTGCCAGAAAGCAGGCCACCATCATCGGACAATTCTTGGACCGGATCATGACCCGGTTTCCGGGCACAATCCCGAAATCTTCGGTGAGAACCTGAGCTATTTTGTTTGAGAGTTCACTGAGCTGCCGATACGACAGCGAACCATTTGCACCGATCAATGCGGTGTGATCGCCGAATCCGCGCTCTACCAAGGCATCAACTAATTCTACCCCTGCGTTTAATTTTTTCTGATATGGGTAAAGATCTGTCTTGAATTTTGGCAACGCCTCAGTTGTTGGCAATTTGTTGTTTGCAAACTCATCTTTGTGGCCAGTTTCTACAAACATTTCCTTAACCTGATTTATAATCTATTGATATAACGTCATAAATTTTATGATCCTTATAAAAATAGATTAAGTTGTGGACTGAAATCTATGGTTGATATTCATTGCAGAAGATTACTAAAACTTGCAATGAAAAAAATTTATTAAAATTATATTTTTTCCTAGACGCTCTCGGCCAGTTTTTTTATATGCTCTTATAAGTAGCAACTGAAACGGCGATGAAATGATGAGCTTAGAACGGAAAACCACCAATCTTTCGGAGATGGATGTAGCAAGTCAGACGCTACGAATTGTCGTTATTGGTGGCGAAGGACACGTCGGAAGCACGATTTGCTCTGCGCTGCCCGTCCACCATGAGGTGATAAAAGTCGGGCGAAATAGCGGAGATGTTCGTGCGGATATTTCGAACCGCTCGTCCATCGAGGCTATGTATGCCGAAATAGGAAAGGTCGACGCTGTCGTTCTTGCCGCGGGTGCCGTGCACTTCAGTCCGCTCACGGATTTTCCTGAAGACAAGTTCCTTTTCAACCTGATGCACAAGGCAATGGGTCAGATCAACTGTGTGCTTGCCGGGCTGGACCATCTCAATGATGGCGGGTCATTTACACTAACGAGTGGCATACTCGACAGAGACCCGATCCGCATGGGAAGTGGTGCAGCAGCAGCAAACGGGGCAATCGGCGGTTTTGTAAAGAGCGCAGCGATCGAAATGCCCAGGAGCACCAGGATCAATGCTGTCAGCACCGGCCTTCAAGACATTTCCGTCGAACGGTACGGAAGCGTATTCCCCGGTCATGCCCCTGTTTCTTCTGATCGGGTGAAATACGCCTACCTCAAATGCATCGAAGGGGCCATAACCGGCCAAATTCTTACCATCGATTGAGGTGCCTGGGCAGACAGGCCGAACACCCGTCAGTTCAAATTGGTTCGCGAATCTGGAGGCCAATGGTGAAATACAAACTTGTAAGCTACGAATTGTGCCCCTTTGTTCAGCAGGTCTCGATCGTTCTTTCCATGAAGAACATTGAGTATGACATTGAGTTTATCGACCTATCCAATCCGCCTGAGTGGTTTACGGAAGTCTCCCCATTGAAGAAGGTGCCAATTCTGCTGGTTGGTGCCGATCAGGTGCTGTTTGAATCGATAGCGATAATTGAATTCATTGAAGATTCCGCTGAGCAAAAGACATACCCGTCGAACCTGGTTGAGCGATGCCGTGATCGTGCCTGGATTCAGTTCATTAATCAGATGATGTGGAGCCTCTACGACCTTTCCGTGAACAGCAGTGAAAGCGAATACGGATCGACCGTAGAGGCATTGCATAAGAAGCTGGACCAGTTGGAGGCCGCTTCTGGCGGCGGGCAATACCTTTTTGGAGAGTCGTTTTCTCTTGTTGAAGCCACGCTGGCACCGCTGCTTCTTCGCATCGGTTACATAGATCAAATTGCTCCCGGTATTCTGGATGAAGCGCGCCATCGCAATATTTGCCGAATTTATCAGTCAATAATCTCGAACGCCGATGTTCAACGTTCGACGCCTGCAAGTCTGCAGCAGTCTTACTATGCATTGCTGGCCAAACGCCAAGGCTATCTGGCTGCGTTTTTAGATCCGGGATTTAGTCCCGCGCCCCAGCTCGCGTCGAGATATTAGAGCGATACCTTCCGGGGAATTTTCGACCATTCAACTGTAACCAGGAAATAGATCCTTCTTAACCTGGGCAGAAAGTTTGAGGAAACGCCATGAGCACTCAGGACTCATTTGAGAAAACGAAAAAAACCACACTAAAACGCAGCCCCGAATATGCCGACTATGACAAACGGGCGGTCTACGAAATCCTGGATAGCGGCTATATGTGCACCATCGCATTCGTGATCGACGGAATGCCTTACCTCAATCCAACACTTTATTGGCGTAAGGGCGACTATGTGTATTGGCATGGACTGTCCGGGAGCAGGATGCTGCTCGAACAAGCCAAAAATGTCGACGTCTGTTTCAACGTTTCCCATCTGGACGGGCTTCTGTTGGGGCGATCCGCTTTTCACCACTCCGTAAACTATCGCTCGGTCACGATCTATGGGAAAACGGAACTGGTAGAAGACCATGATGAGAAGATGGAGGTCGCATTTGACCTCATCGAATCCTATTTCCCCGGACGTCGTTCCGAATTACGCGAACATAAAGAAGAAGAAATCCTCAAAGTTAAGTTTCTCCGCCTGCCCATTGAGGAAGTTTCTGCAAAACACCGATACGACAATTCGGTCATGGATATTTTGAGACGGCAGGAAAGCCCGGCCATAATGGAATATGGTCCTGAGGGCGTTAACCCTCATTGTTGGACGGGAACAATTCCGATCCGCACGGTGATGGGAACACCAATTTCCGATACAGCTACTGACCCCAACATTCAGTTGCCCGGTTACTTGTCACGCTCAAGGTTCAAAGCCGACTTTTGAGCCGGTTGCTGTCAAAAAACTAGATACTGAGGGGAAAGCGATGAAAGTAGTTGTGATTGGTGCAGGCGGTGACGTTGGTCGAACGGTCTGTGCAGAGCTCAGCAAAAGGCATGACGTTATCAAGGTTGGCCGGAATTCCGGCGACTATCATGCTGACATGACTGATATGGCATCCCTCCAAAGGCTATTTCAGGCGGTCGGGGAAATAGATGCGGTTGTTGTTACCGCCGGTTCTGTCGTTTTCTCTGACCTGCAGGATATCTCCCAGGAAGACTTCATGTATGCGCTGTCAAATAAGGTGATGGGGCAGGTGAATGTCGTTCTGGCCGGCATGCAGCATGTGAGAGATGGCGGTTCTTTCACACTGACGAATGGCCTGCTGGATCAACATCCTGTTCCAAAAGGAGTTGGCGCGGCAACCGCAAATGCGGCGCTTGCCGGTTTTGCGGCAGCAGCAGCGATTGAGATGCCGCGAAACATAAGGCTAAACGTCGTAAGTCCTGGCCTTCTGGATATTTCGTTTGAACGCTATGGCCCCACTCTCAAAGGACATGACTATGTTCCATCGGAAGTTGTCGCCGCGGCTTATGCGGAAAGCGTCGAGGGCTCCGCTTCCGGACAGCGGCTCATAGGGGAATGATAGACCAACGGAAGGGCTGCTTTCAGACAATCTCTATTCACTTCACATCCTTGTTCATCGTCCCAGCGCCGACCAGCCTCAAGGAGACCCAGGAAAGATGCAGTGTTTATTCGTCCAAATAAAATGCAGTCCAGGACTACAGCGTAGCGTTGCAAATAAAATAGCAGTTAAAGAGCTTCACTCCGAGATTTATTCAATCAACGGAGACTATGACATCCTGATGAAAACCTATCTGAAAGACTTTAACGAGGCTCAAAGCATCGTTTCAAAAATGGTCAGTAACGTTGAGGGCATTGAAAAGACGTTCACCATGTTTGCCTTTGATCTGTTTTAAGCAGCATTTGTTTCACTAAATGGCCGCCTGCAGGCGAAAGACACCAACAAACCAGGAGGAATGAGGGTTGGCATTGAACTATTTCGAGATAAATGGCGAGGCGATAAAGACGCTTCTCTCCATCAAAAAACAGGTCTCCACCATTGAGGAGGCCTTGCAGTATCTGGTTGAACTGCGCGTCTCGCAAATCAACGGCTGCGCCTATTGTGTCAACTTACATTCAATCGAAGCGAGAAAAGCAGGCGTTCCCCAACAGAAACTCGACTGCCTGACGGTTTGGAAAGAAAGCGACTTTTTCTCGGAAAGAGAATGCGCAGCCCTGAGTTGGGCCGAAAGCGTGACAAGAATTTATGAGGAACGTCAGCCTGAAGAGAAGCTGGACCTCCTGCTGGAGACTTTCAGCGAAAAAGAAGCTGTGGATTTGACCTTCATCGTAAGCACGATGAACGCGCTGAACCGTATCGCCATAAGCTGTGGAGACAAACCCGAAAGGATGGCGTGACCACCCGCCGATTTTTCGGTGGATGGAAATTGCGATCGTAAAGCGTGATCTGGCGGAATTGGAAACTTCAACATAAGGCATTGAGCAGACTATGAGTGAATACCAAAAAGAGATCGAAATTCGCAACGGTTCCGCACTGCTGCAATCAGCTCACGAAGAGCTGGCCGCACGCTTGCAAAAACATCCGTTCCTGACCGCTTGTCGAAACGGCACGATCTCCATGGAACAGTTAAAGACCTTCCTGGAGCAACAGGCCCTCTATAGCGAAAAATTCATCCAGTATCTTTGTGCGTTGATTAGTAATCTTGATCGGCAGGACGAAGTTCACGACTTATTGGAAAATTTGGCTGAGGAAATGGGAGTGGACGAACATGGTGACGAGCCACATTCGAAAATTTTCGCGCGGCTGCTAAACGATTTCGACATCGATCGATCGAAGATCGAACCGTTGCCTCAAACGACCGAGCTAATAGAGCGCATGTTCCGTTGGTGCAGCGATAAGGATTCCGCCTGTGGCTTGGGGGCTCTTTGCCTCGGTGCTGAGGCAATTGTACCGGATATGTATAGTGACATCGTCGCTGGTTTCCGGGCTCATGGGATCGATGATGAGACAATCCACTTCTTTATTCTTCATATGGAATGTGATGACGGCCATGCTGAGACCATGATGAAAATCATCGACCGGCTGGTGGAAGCCAATCAATCCAGAACAAATGCTGTATTGCAGGCGGCCGGCGATATGATCGAAGCCCGGATGTCCTTTTTCAGCGCAATTATGGAGGCCGATCATGGGCGATAAACACTATTCATCCGTCGATTTTGGAATCGTCCGCGACCATCTGAAACCAGAGAAGGTGGATAAACTTATCCACCAAGATGTGATGGGCCTCGCGTCGACGGAAAACGATGATATCTCTGAAGATAGAAAGCATCTGGTAAAACTGGTCGATCTGCCATCAAAGGTATTGAGCATGACCATTGGGGGACTGGAGCCAAAACAATCCACAAGACGGCATCGTCATAACTACGAAACAGTCCTTTATGTGCTGGAAGGGCATGGCGTCTCGATTATCGAAGACCAGGAGGTCATCTGGAAGGCTGGCGATGCCGTTTACGTTCCGGTTTGGACCTGGCACAATCATGTCAATCTAAGCGAGAGCGAAAATGCTCTCTATGTCGCTTGTGAGAATGCACCGCAACTTCTCAATCTGGGGATTGCCTTGCGGGAAGAAGAAGCCGAGTAGTCACCCCCGGGTGGGATTGCAAAGACGATGCATGCCGCACCCCGCGTGACGACAGCAACTCTCGCAAAACGTGAATATTAGCTGTGGCACGGGACAAAAGGACGTCCCGTGCCACAGTTATTGCGGCTTGGGGGCGCTGTAAATCAACGGCCTAGCTATAAGTTTGGCGAAGGTATTGTCTGCCTGTGTCACAGTTGATGTCATTTGTGTCCATTTTTGCCATACGGAAGTTGAATCCACACAGAAAAATGTATGGCTTTGGGTGAGCAAACCTTCGCCATGAAGACGGTCCTAATCATGGGGAGGGGGGACTTGACATCTGGCAATAGCGGGGGAGGATATTCGAGATCAGTTAGGTATCGTGCGGCAATGCCTTTGTCGCAGCCCGTGTTTGTACCCATTGATCTGTCCATTGTGTTAAGCAGGCAACTCAGTTTACGTCAGTTGCCTCCAAACGGCGTAGAACCGCATCGTGAAATTCCTGTGCAGCGGGAGACAGATCACGCCCTTTCATGCGCAGGAGCGAATAGGCGGACACATGGAGGTCTGCCGCCACGGGAAGTGTCGCAATTTGCCCACTCAATCCGCTGCTCGCCCCATAGAAATCAGCAACAGAACTGGACACCGGCGCAATGGCATTGGACTGTCCGATCATCGCCAAGGTCATTAGCAGCGAGGAAGTCCGTAGAATCTGATGAGGTAGCGGAACACCTGCAGCAACCAGATATCGCTCCACTGTCTGGGTTAGCAACCCTTCCCGCGTCTGCATGATCCAGTCAAATTCCACGCAATCATCCAGCGTAAGGGATTTTCGGCGCTGCAATGGGTGACCCGTTCTCACGATCAGGCTTAGCGGTTCCTCTCCGATCCGGCGCTCGTCGAACAGGTCCGGGTTCACATCCCCTAAAATCCGGCCAATGGCGAAGTCAATCTCGCCCTCAAGCAGAGCGTCAACAAGTTTGCCGCTGGTCTCTACAATGATCGTGACATCAATCATGGGGCGTGTGAGACGGATTTGCCGGATTACCGGCATTATGACTTCCAAAGCGGGGCCGGTAACCGATCCGACACTGACACTGCCGCGGTAACCGGCACTCAATTCAGCAATTTCCCGATCCACGTCATCGAGGTCCCGCAAAATCCGTCCCGCCCGCTCGGCAAGCCTTTCACCAAAAGTTGTCAACTCGATACCCCGGGCGTGGCGACTATAGAGTTGGCTGCCAACGATTTCTTCCAACTGCGCCAAAAGTCGCGATGCCGCTGGTTGTGCCATATGCAGTCTTGTTGCGGCTGTTCCTACCTGGCCCGTTGCCCGCAGGGCCACAATCAGGCGTAGATGTTGGAGCTTCAGCCCCTTGCGGAGCATTCTGTCTTGATCGACGAGAACCGGGTGAAGGGACATCAGCCATCCTCACAGTTAGATATGACATTTTTGATATATCTAACTTTAAAATCATGATTTGAATGTGATGTCTACTCCATGTAACCAAATTGGAGCGCTTGAGATGCGCCGGTGTTGGCAAAAGAGATATCAAATATCCGCATACACCGATGGAAGGAAACATGGGAGTTTTCGCAGCCCGCAATCAAAGGGTGATCACTCATCCTGAAGACTAATGATGCCTGGCTGCGATTTGGGAGATCATTATGATAAAATTCAAGGGACTACTGCTGGCTACAACCTTAGCCGCATCCGCTGTCACCATGACTGGAACCGCCCTCGCCGACGGCTTGATTGGTATCGCAATGCCGACAAAATCTTCGTCGCGCTGGATTGCCGACGGCAATAACATGGTGGAGCAATTCAAGGCCGCAGGCTACAGCACCGACCTGCAATATGCAGAAGACGACATCCCCAATCAGCTCGCCCAGATCGAAAATATGATCACAAAAGGCGCGGATGTACTCGTAATTGCGGCCATTGATGGCACGACCCTGTCGAATGCCCTGGCCAATGCCAAGGCCGCCGGGATCGAGGTCATTGCCTATGACCGACTGATCCGAGACAGCGAAAATGTCGACTATTACGCAACCTTCAACAACTTCCAGGTCGGCGTCCTGCAGGCCACCAATCTCGTCAACGGCATGAAAAAACGCTTTGGGGATGTCAAACCCTGGAATGTTGAACTGTTCGGCGGTTCTCCCGACGATAACAACGCGTATTTCTTCTACAATGGCGCCATGTCCGTCCTGCAGCCTCTGATCGATTCCGGCGACATCGTCATCCGCTCCGGCCAGATGGGCATGGACAAAGTCGGCACCTTGCGCTGGGACGGTTCTGTCGCCCAGGCGCGGATGGATAACCTGCTGTCGGCCAACTATACAGAAAGCCGGATCAACGGTGTTCTCTCTCCCTATGACGGGCTCTCCATCGGGATCATTTCCTCACTGCGCGGCGTCGGTTACGGGTCGGGTGATATGCCCATGCCGATCGTTTCCGGTCAGGACGCGGAAATTCCTTCAGTCAAAGCAATCCTTCGCGGCGACCAGTATTCGACCATTTTCAAAGACACTCGCGAACTGGCGAAAGTAACCGTCGGCATGGTCAATTCCATCCTCGGCGGCGGCAAGCCGGAAATCAACGATACGACCACCTACGACAACGGGGTGAAGGTCGTTCCGTCCTATCTGTTGAAACCCGTCCCTGTCACCAAGGACAACTGGGACAAGGTGCTGCTCGACAGCGGATACTACAAGCGCGATCAGATCGAGTAAGGCAGGCCGCCGTGGGGTGCAGTCGAGTTTTCTGCGCCCCACCAACCTGTAATCACTACCCGTTCGAAAGTCAGGATCGCCATGGACTGTATTTTGCAAATGCGTGATATCACCAAGGAGTTTCCGGGTGTGCGCGCATTGGACAAGGTCAATATAGAAGTCCACCGCGGAGAAATACATGCGCTGGTGGGCGAAAACGGGGCCGGGAAATCAACGTTGATGAAGGTGCTGAGCGGTGTCTATCCGCATGGCAGCTATGACGGCCAAATCCTCTACGAAGGTCGGGAGAAACAGTTTCGCGGTATTGCGGACAGCGAACGCGAAGGCATCATTATCATCCACCAGGAACTGGCGCTGGTTCCTTTGCTGAGCATTGCGGAGAATATTTTCCTCGGAAATGAGAGAGCCAAACGCGGGATTATCGACTGGCGCGAGACCAATCGGCAGACAGCAGAACTGTTGAAGCGTGTCGGGCTTGATGAAAACCCGGAAACCCCGGTCGACGATCTCGGTCTCGGCAAGCAACAACTGGTCGAAATCGCAAAAGCTTTGTCCAAGGAAGTCAAATTGCTGATCCTGGATGAGCCGACGTCGTCATTGAATGAAAAAGACAGCGATGCCCTGCTGGACCTGCTGCTTGCGTTGCGGGAACGCGGGATTACAGCCATCCTGATTTCCCACAAATTAAACGAGATATCCAAAGTCGCTGACAGGATTACAGTCCTGCGCGATGGCGCGACAGTCAACACCACCGACTGCGCAACGTCTCCAGTCAGCGAAAACGACATCATTCGGGACATGGTGGGCAGGAATCTGTCCAACCGCTATCCGGAACGCACGCCCAAGATCGGTGAAACAGTCCTGGAGGTGAAAAACTGGACCGTTCACCACCCCATCCACGATGACCGGTTGGTGGTGGACAATGTCAGCTTTTCCCTGCGCCGGGGCGAGGTATTGGGTATTGCAGGCTTGATGGGGGCCGGCCGCACAGAACTGGCCATGAGCCTGTTCGGCCGTGCATACGGGCGACATATTACCGGTGACGCCCTCATTGATGGCCACCCTGCAGACCTGTCAACCGTCCCACGCGCCATCAATGCAGGGCTTGCCTATGCGACAGAGGACCGAAAAACCTTCGGCCTTGTTCTGGATCAGACAATCCGCCGCAACGTTCCGCTGGCCAACCTGCCTGGGATTTCATCCCACGGAGTAGTCGACGATCATCGTGAGCGCGATGTGGCTTCCGACTTCCGCCAGCGGATGAATGTGAAATGCTCGTCCGTTGAGCAGGAAACGGTCAATCTGTCCGGCGGCAACCAGCAGAAAGTTGTGCTGTCAAAATGGCTTTTTGCCGACCCGGACATTCTGATCCTGGATGAACCAACCCGGGGCATCGATGTCGGGGCCAAATTCGAAATTTACACAATCATTCGCGATCTTGCTGCGGCGGGCCGGTCGGTCATCGTGATTTCATCCGAGATGCCGGAACTTCTGGGCATCACCGACCGCATTTACGTCATGAACGAAGGACGTTTTGTCGGCGAATTGCCAACGGCAGATGCCTCGCAGGAAAAGATCATGTCCATGATCATCAAGTCAGGTGGGTAATCCAATGGACCAAAGTGCAATTTCATCATCAACGGCCCGGCAGGAAGCCCCGTCGGTTCTCAATTTTATCCGCAAACATATCCGGGAATACGGCATTCTTGTCGCCCTGATTGTCATCATGGGTTTCTTTCAGGTTGCCACCGGCGGCATTCTGCTGAAGCCGGTCAATATCACCAACCTGATCCTGCAGAACAGCTATATCGTGATCATGGCAATCGGCATGTTGCTGGTGATCGTCAGCGGCAATATCGACCTTTCGGTGGGGTCCGTTCTGGGATTTGTCGGCGGGCTTGCTGCGATCATGATCGTGCATTGGCATATGAACTATGTCCTGACAGCCGTCATCTGCCTTGCTGTCGGCGCCGTCATCGGGGCCGCGCAAGGCTTCTGGGTCGCCTATTACAAGATTCCATCCTTCATTGTGACCTTGGCGGGCATGCTGGTCTTCAAGGGACTTACCCTCTGGCTGCTTGAAGGCCAGTCTGTCGGCCCGTTCCCTGCGCAATTCCAGTTGATCGCCTCCGGCTTTATTCCCGACCTTTTCGGCAAGAACGCGATCAATCTCTTTTCGTTATTCATTGGCGTGATGGTAGCAAGCGCCATCCTGATCATGGCATCCCGCGCCCGTCTTCAACATCAGAAGACCGGAATCGTGGACGAACCCTTTGCCTTTTTTGTCGTCAAACACGCGCTGATCTTCGTGGCGCTGATTTACCTCAGCTATCTGATGGCGGGTTTCCGTGGCCTTCCCAATGTTTTCATTATCATGGCCCTGCTGATTGCCGTCTACAGCTTCATCGCCGGTCGAACGACCATCGGTCGCCGTATCTATGCCATCGGTGGCAATGAGAAGGCGGCGAAGCTCTCCGGTATCAACAGCGAACGGCTGACCTTCCTGACATTTGCCAATATGGGCATGCTGGCAGCCCTTGCCGGTCTCGTCTTTGCCGCGCGGCTCAACACCGCCACCCCCAAGGCCGGGCTTGCCTTTGAACTGGATGTCATCGCCGCGGTCTTCATCGGTGGGGCGTCCATGTCCGGCGGAGTCGGCACGATTGTCGGTGCCGTGGTCGGGGCCTTTATCATGGGCGTGATGAACAACGGTATGTCGATCCTGGGCATCGGGATCGACTGGCAACAGGTCATCAAGGGTCTCGTGCTGCTGGCAGCCGTGATTTTCGACGTCCTCAATAAGAATAAGAGCTGAAAGGAGGCAGGCTATGTTGCTGTCACAAATTCGATCGACCGACGGAACCATATGCGTCGTAGCCCGGGACGGAACCGAAGCCTTTGAGGTTCAGGGTGTCGACAGTGTTTATCAGCTTGCCTGCGATTGTGCGGCCGAAGGCGT
The Aestuariispira ectoiniformans genome window above contains:
- a CDS encoding short chain dehydrogenase, whose protein sequence is MKVVVIGAGGDVGRTVCAELSKRHDVIKVGRNSGDYHADMTDMASLQRLFQAVGEIDAVVVTAGSVVFSDLQDISQEDFMYALSNKVMGQVNVVLAGMQHVRDGGSFTLTNGLLDQHPVPKGVGAATANAALAGFAAAAAIEMPRNIRLNVVSPGLLDISFERYGPTLKGHDYVPSEVVAAAYAESVEGSASGQRLIGE
- a CDS encoding carboxymuconolactone decarboxylase family protein is translated as MALNYFEINGEAIKTLLSIKKQVSTIEEALQYLVELRVSQINGCAYCVNLHSIEARKAGVPQQKLDCLTVWKESDFFSERECAALSWAESVTRIYEERQPEEKLDLLLETFSEKEAVDLTFIVSTMNALNRIAISCGDKPERMA
- a CDS encoding short chain dehydrogenase — its product is MMSLERKTTNLSEMDVASQTLRIVVIGGEGHVGSTICSALPVHHEVIKVGRNSGDVRADISNRSSIEAMYAEIGKVDAVVLAAGAVHFSPLTDFPEDKFLFNLMHKAMGQINCVLAGLDHLNDGGSFTLTSGILDRDPIRMGSGAAAANGAIGGFVKSAAIEMPRSTRINAVSTGLQDISVERYGSVFPGHAPVSSDRVKYAYLKCIEGAITGQILTID
- the mmsA gene encoding multiple monosaccharide ABC transporter ATP-binding protein, whose translation is MRDITKEFPGVRALDKVNIEVHRGEIHALVGENGAGKSTLMKVLSGVYPHGSYDGQILYEGREKQFRGIADSEREGIIIIHQELALVPLLSIAENIFLGNERAKRGIIDWRETNRQTAELLKRVGLDENPETPVDDLGLGKQQLVEIAKALSKEVKLLILDEPTSSLNEKDSDALLDLLLALRERGITAILISHKLNEISKVADRITVLRDGATVNTTDCATSPVSENDIIRDMVGRNLSNRYPERTPKIGETVLEVKNWTVHHPIHDDRLVVDNVSFSLRRGEVLGIAGLMGAGRTELAMSLFGRAYGRHITGDALIDGHPADLSTVPRAINAGLAYATEDRKTFGLVLDQTIRRNVPLANLPGISSHGVVDDHRERDVASDFRQRMNVKCSSVEQETVNLSGGNQQKVVLSKWLFADPDILILDEPTRGIDVGAKFEIYTIIRDLAAAGRSVIVISSEMPELLGITDRIYVMNEGRFVGELPTADASQEKIMSMIIKSGG
- a CDS encoding TenA family transcriptional regulator, which codes for MSEYQKEIEIRNGSALLQSAHEELAARLQKHPFLTACRNGTISMEQLKTFLEQQALYSEKFIQYLCALISNLDRQDEVHDLLENLAEEMGVDEHGDEPHSKIFARLLNDFDIDRSKIEPLPQTTELIERMFRWCSDKDSACGLGALCLGAEAIVPDMYSDIVAGFRAHGIDDETIHFFILHMECDDGHAETMMKIIDRLVEANQSRTNAVLQAAGDMIEARMSFFSAIMEADHGR
- a CDS encoding pyridoxamine 5'-phosphate oxidase family protein — its product is MSTQDSFEKTKKTTLKRSPEYADYDKRAVYEILDSGYMCTIAFVIDGMPYLNPTLYWRKGDYVYWHGLSGSRMLLEQAKNVDVCFNVSHLDGLLLGRSAFHHSVNYRSVTIYGKTELVEDHDEKMEVAFDLIESYFPGRRSELREHKEEEILKVKFLRLPIEEVSAKHRYDNSVMDILRRQESPAIMEYGPEGVNPHCWTGTIPIRTVMGTPISDTATDPNIQLPGYLSRSRFKADF
- a CDS encoding cupin domain-containing protein, coding for MGDKHYSSVDFGIVRDHLKPEKVDKLIHQDVMGLASTENDDISEDRKHLVKLVDLPSKVLSMTIGGLEPKQSTRRHRHNYETVLYVLEGHGVSIIEDQEVIWKAGDAVYVPVWTWHNHVNLSESENALYVACENAPQLLNLGIALREEEAE
- a CDS encoding glutathione S-transferase family protein, which translates into the protein MVKYKLVSYELCPFVQQVSIVLSMKNIEYDIEFIDLSNPPEWFTEVSPLKKVPILLVGADQVLFESIAIIEFIEDSAEQKTYPSNLVERCRDRAWIQFINQMMWSLYDLSVNSSESEYGSTVEALHKKLDQLEAASGGGQYLFGESFSLVEATLAPLLLRIGYIDQIAPGILDEARHRNICRIYQSIISNADVQRSTPASLQQSYYALLAKRQGYLAAFLDPGFSPAPQLASRY
- the chvE gene encoding multiple monosaccharide ABC transporter substrate-binding protein; this encodes MIKFKGLLLATTLAASAVTMTGTALADGLIGIAMPTKSSSRWIADGNNMVEQFKAAGYSTDLQYAEDDIPNQLAQIENMITKGADVLVIAAIDGTTLSNALANAKAAGIEVIAYDRLIRDSENVDYYATFNNFQVGVLQATNLVNGMKKRFGDVKPWNVELFGGSPDDNNAYFFYNGAMSVLQPLIDSGDIVIRSGQMGMDKVGTLRWDGSVAQARMDNLLSANYTESRINGVLSPYDGLSIGIISSLRGVGYGSGDMPMPIVSGQDAEIPSVKAILRGDQYSTIFKDTRELAKVTVGMVNSILGGGKPEINDTTTYDNGVKVVPSYLLKPVPVTKDNWDKVLLDSGYYKRDQIE
- a CDS encoding Lrp/AsnC ligand binding domain-containing protein codes for the protein MQCLFVQIKCSPGLQRSVANKIAVKELHSEIYSINGDYDILMKTYLKDFNEAQSIVSKMVSNVEGIEKTFTMFAFDLF
- the mmsB gene encoding multiple monosaccharide ABC transporter permease, whose product is MDQSAISSSTARQEAPSVLNFIRKHIREYGILVALIVIMGFFQVATGGILLKPVNITNLILQNSYIVIMAIGMLLVIVSGNIDLSVGSVLGFVGGLAAIMIVHWHMNYVLTAVICLAVGAVIGAAQGFWVAYYKIPSFIVTLAGMLVFKGLTLWLLEGQSVGPFPAQFQLIASGFIPDLFGKNAINLFSLFIGVMVASAILIMASRARLQHQKTGIVDEPFAFFVVKHALIFVALIYLSYLMAGFRGLPNVFIIMALLIAVYSFIAGRTTIGRRIYAIGGNEKAAKLSGINSERLTFLTFANMGMLAALAGLVFAARLNTATPKAGLAFELDVIAAVFIGGASMSGGVGTIVGAVVGAFIMGVMNNGMSILGIGIDWQQVIKGLVLLAAVIFDVLNKNKS
- a CDS encoding LysR family transcriptional regulator, with the translated sequence MSLHPVLVDQDRMLRKGLKLQHLRLIVALRATGQVGTAATRLHMAQPAASRLLAQLEEIVGSQLYSRHARGIELTTFGERLAERAGRILRDLDDVDREIAELSAGYRGSVSVGSVTGPALEVIMPVIRQIRLTRPMIDVTIIVETSGKLVDALLEGEIDFAIGRILGDVNPDLFDERRIGEEPLSLIVRTGHPLQRRKSLTLDDCVEFDWIMQTREGLLTQTVERYLVAAGVPLPHQILRTSSLLMTLAMIGQSNAIAPVSSSVADFYGASSGLSGQIATLPVAADLHVSAYSLLRMKGRDLSPAAQEFHDAVLRRLEATDVN